The following are encoded in a window of Mannheimia varigena genomic DNA:
- the mltF gene encoding membrane-bound lytic murein transglycosylase MltF, with the protein MKGLIARLFIAIALLLWAWDMIFPWQKIIHSEANHYTQIQQSKNLKVGMINHPLSYFVGAEGKSGIEYDLATAFAQYLNVNLEIKTYESSEKLFEALKTNEVDIAAAGLIYRPELNEVFQIGPSYYSASWQVAYKKGTSRPYRLSDLQDQIIVPAGSAVLPILSQLKLENPDLKWQVSDKFTQEELLLKVARGEIPYTVAMSVDISSAQHINPNLAVGFDLTDESPVLWYLANSSYSELQSTLLDFMSDAVETGMISRIEEKYFNHLAKFDYVDIQSYLRAIQTTLPKYEPLFRVHKGDLEWQMLAAIAYQESHWDPNATSPTGVRGIMMLTKDTADRMKISDRTNPAQSIKAGSEYLHMLIRQMPETIPQEDRIWYSLAAYNMGLGHLLDVRRLTKQLGGDPDNWLDVKKNLPLLAEKRYYTNLKYGYARGYEALQYVENIRRYYGSIINYQRIEEQKKLEQEQKNLSDNHIKQEDRTDEKIEEKENVTNEEATPTPNQTN; encoded by the coding sequence TTGAAAGGATTAATTGCACGCCTTTTTATCGCAATAGCTCTATTACTTTGGGCATGGGATATGATTTTTCCTTGGCAAAAAATCATCCATTCTGAAGCAAATCACTATACCCAAATTCAACAAAGTAAAAATCTCAAAGTGGGAATGATTAACCATCCGCTCTCTTATTTTGTAGGAGCAGAAGGAAAAAGTGGCATAGAATATGATTTAGCGACTGCATTTGCACAGTATCTGAATGTAAACCTGGAAATTAAAACCTATGAAAGTAGTGAAAAATTATTTGAAGCGCTAAAAACGAATGAGGTTGATATTGCTGCTGCAGGGCTGATTTATCGCCCTGAGTTAAATGAGGTATTTCAAATAGGTCCATCGTATTATTCTGCATCATGGCAAGTTGCCTATAAAAAAGGAACGAGTAGACCATATAGACTCTCAGATTTGCAAGATCAAATCATAGTTCCTGCCGGCTCTGCTGTATTGCCGATATTAAGTCAACTTAAATTAGAAAATCCTGATTTAAAATGGCAAGTTTCGGATAAATTCACACAAGAAGAATTGTTACTGAAAGTCGCTCGAGGGGAGATTCCTTATACGGTTGCAATGTCAGTCGATATTTCATCTGCTCAGCATATTAACCCTAACTTAGCTGTTGGCTTTGATTTAACAGATGAAAGCCCTGTTTTATGGTATTTAGCGAACAGTTCTTACAGTGAATTACAATCGACTTTATTGGATTTCATGTCTGATGCCGTAGAGACAGGGATGATTTCTCGTATAGAGGAGAAATATTTCAACCATCTCGCAAAATTTGATTATGTGGATATTCAAAGTTACTTAAGAGCAATTCAAACCACATTACCGAAATATGAGCCCCTTTTCCGTGTCCATAAAGGCGATTTAGAGTGGCAAATGTTAGCGGCTATTGCTTATCAAGAGTCCCATTGGGATCCGAATGCAACCTCTCCAACAGGCGTGCGTGGCATTATGATGCTGACAAAAGATACCGCTGATAGAATGAAAATCTCAGATAGAACTAATCCAGCCCAAAGTATAAAGGCCGGTTCTGAATATTTGCATATGTTAATAAGGCAAATGCCAGAAACTATTCCACAGGAAGATAGAATTTGGTATAGCTTGGCAGCTTATAATATGGGCTTAGGACATTTACTAGACGTACGTCGATTAACGAAACAGCTGGGCGGCGATCCTGATAATTGGTTAGATGTGAAAAAGAATCTCCCACTACTTGCCGAAAAACGCTATTATACAAACCTGAAATATGGTTATGCTAGAGGCTATGAAGCATTGCAATACGTTGAAAATATCCGTCGTTATTATGGCAGTATCATCAATTATCAGCGAATTGAAGAGCAGAAAAAGCTTGAGCAAGAACAAAAAAATTTATCTGATAATCATATAAAACAGGAGGATAGGACTGATGAGAAAATTGAAGAAAAAGAAAACGTTACCAACGAGGAAGCTACGCCCACGCCAAATCAAACAAATTAA
- a CDS encoding thymidylate synthase, translating into MKQYLDLCHRIVNEGKWVANERTGKSCLTVINADLIYDVEKGEFPLVTTRRSYWKAAIAELLGYIRGYDNAADFRNLGTKSWDANANENAAWLANPYRKGEDDMGLVYGAVGRNFPKPDGGSVDLLRQIVDDLKTGVDNRGEIYTFYHPGAFHMGCLRPCLHSHHFSLLDGTLYLNSTQRSADVPLGLNWNMIQCYTFLALMAQITGYKAGKAYHKIVNAHIYEDQLELMRDVQLKREPLNAPKLIINPKIKSLEDLETWVTLDDFKVEGYEYHPAIQYPFSV; encoded by the coding sequence ATGAAACAGTATTTAGATTTATGCCATCGTATCGTAAATGAAGGCAAATGGGTAGCGAATGAACGTACAGGTAAGAGCTGTCTTACTGTGATTAATGCAGATTTAATCTATGATGTTGAGAAAGGAGAATTTCCATTAGTTACCACTCGTCGCAGTTATTGGAAAGCGGCAATTGCAGAGCTTCTTGGCTATATTCGGGGCTATGATAATGCCGCTGATTTTCGTAATCTGGGAACTAAATCATGGGATGCTAACGCTAATGAAAATGCCGCGTGGTTAGCGAATCCTTACCGTAAAGGCGAAGATGATATGGGCTTAGTTTATGGGGCTGTTGGGCGTAATTTCCCAAAACCTGATGGCGGCTCGGTAGATTTACTTCGCCAAATTGTTGATGATTTGAAAACAGGCGTTGATAATCGTGGCGAAATTTATACTTTCTATCACCCTGGTGCATTTCATATGGGATGTTTACGCCCTTGTTTGCATAGCCACCATTTTTCATTGCTAGATGGTACACTTTATCTTAATAGTACTCAGCGTTCAGCAGACGTACCTCTTGGCTTAAACTGGAATATGATCCAATGTTATACTTTCCTAGCATTAATGGCTCAAATTACCGGATATAAAGCAGGTAAAGCCTATCATAAAATTGTGAATGCCCATATTTATGAAGATCAACTTGAGCTAATGCGTGATGTACAGCTAAAACGTGAACCGTTAAATGCTCCTAAATTAATCATTAATCCTAAGATTAAATCACTCGAAGATTTAGAAACTTGGGTAACGTTAGATGATTTTAAAGTGGAAGGCTATGAATACCACCCTGCTATTCAATATCCATTCTCGGTATAA
- the lysM gene encoding peptidoglycan-binding protein LysM — protein sequence MGLFDFVGDIGRKLFNKEEDASKAVTEHLAEDNPGVENVNVTVENGVAKISGVAATAAAVEKAVLMAGNVAGITEVNIDEVTLPDDVQLASDDELYVIQKGDTLWEIATKAYGNGAKYKAIVEANKEVIKDENKIFPGQKIRIPKGL from the coding sequence ATGGGTTTATTTGATTTTGTAGGCGACATCGGTCGCAAATTATTTAACAAAGAAGAAGATGCATCAAAAGCAGTCACCGAGCATTTAGCGGAAGACAATCCGGGCGTTGAAAATGTGAACGTAACGGTTGAAAACGGTGTAGCAAAAATTTCTGGCGTTGCAGCAACGGCAGCTGCGGTAGAAAAAGCGGTATTAATGGCGGGTAACGTAGCCGGCATTACCGAGGTGAACATTGATGAAGTGACTCTGCCAGACGATGTTCAGCTTGCAAGCGATGATGAGCTTTATGTTATCCAAAAAGGTGATACTTTATGGGAAATTGCAACCAAAGCTTACGGCAACGGTGCGAAATATAAAGCTATCGTTGAGGCGAATAAAGAAGTGATCAAGGATGAAAATAAAATTTTCCCTGGTCAAAAAATCCGTATTCCAAAAGGTTTATAA
- a CDS encoding DNA polymerase III subunit chi — protein sequence MKQVKFYLLNQANSDGVSATEMQACELAASAWREGKRVLIACETEQQALNIDELLWARNPDDFVPHNLSGEITTYPTPIEISWKGKRNAQRRDLLISLQQEIPDFVASFNQVIDFVPVDEAEKAIARERYKQYRQMGWQLSTENV from the coding sequence GTGAAACAGGTGAAATTTTATCTCTTAAACCAAGCCAACTCAGACGGCGTTTCCGCCACTGAAATGCAGGCTTGCGAACTTGCCGCCTCCGCTTGGCGAGAGGGCAAGCGAGTGCTGATTGCCTGTGAAACGGAACAACAAGCCCTAAATATTGACGAACTGCTCTGGGCAAGAAATCCGGACGACTTCGTACCGCACAATTTATCGGGCGAAATCACCACTTACCCAACCCCGATTGAAATTTCGTGGAAAGGCAAACGCAACGCCCAACGCCGAGATTTGTTGATTTCACTACAACAAGAAATCCCCGATTTCGTGGCGAGCTTCAACCAAGTGATCGACTTCGTGCCGGTGGATGAGGCGGAAAAAGCAATTGCCCGCGAGCGTTACAAGCAATATCGCCAAATGGGCTGGCAGCTTTCTACGGAAAATGTGTAG
- a CDS encoding GNAT family N-acetyltransferase: MLWQANTFEQLTTAELFEIYKARTAVFVVEQNCPYQEVDDKDLQAVHFFAKNAKNLTAYCRLIPAEDGVHIGRVLVVKEYRGAGLARELVQKAMDYCREHFPAQPIHAQAQSYLQEFYESFGFKAVSGVYLEDGIPHLDMVWEK; encoded by the coding sequence ATGCTCTGGCAAGCCAACACTTTTGAGCAACTAACTACGGCTGAGCTATTTGAAATCTATAAGGCTCGCACCGCCGTGTTTGTGGTTGAGCAAAATTGCCCTTACCAAGAAGTGGACGACAAAGACCTACAAGCGGTGCATTTCTTTGCAAAAAATGCAAAAAATCTGACCGCTTACTGCCGTTTAATTCCAGCCGAAGACGGTGTACATATTGGCAGAGTGCTGGTGGTAAAAGAATATCGTGGGGCAGGTTTGGCAAGGGAGTTAGTGCAAAAAGCGATGGATTACTGCCGTGAGCATTTCCCCGCTCAACCAATTCACGCCCAAGCTCAAAGTTACCTGCAAGAGTTTTATGAAAGTTTTGGGTTCAAAGCAGTGTCGGGGGTGTATTTGGAAGATGGGATACCGCATTTGGATATGGTTTGGGAGAAGTAA
- a CDS encoding zeta toxin family protein: MLNNLAIFYCGTNGAGKSTLRSFNQDKVEIVIDSDNIAMQINPTNPRLADIEAGRKAIELFQFAVTNQIAFSMESTLSGKSILKRMENAKARNFRTRLNYIGVDDPDINIERVKARVKAGGHFIDEETIRKRYHISRENLIEAIFINDETLIYDNSETKPNLILQIADKKVIKISEKIPNWCNLLCDELVKLGFEIT; the protein is encoded by the coding sequence ATGCTCAATAATCTAGCGATTTTTTACTGTGGCACAAACGGAGCCGGTAAATCTACTCTGCGATCTTTCAACCAAGATAAAGTCGAAATTGTGATTGATTCGGATAACATCGCAATGCAGATTAACCCGACTAATCCAAGATTAGCTGATATTGAAGCAGGCAGAAAAGCAATTGAGCTATTTCAGTTTGCCGTAACAAATCAGATTGCGTTTTCAATGGAATCAACACTTTCGGGTAAATCTATTCTGAAACGAATGGAAAATGCCAAAGCAAGGAATTTCAGAACTCGATTAAATTATATTGGTGTTGATGACCCTGATATTAACATTGAACGGGTAAAGGCACGAGTGAAAGCCGGCGGGCATTTTATTGACGAAGAAACGATTAGAAAACGTTACCACATCAGCCGTGAAAATTTAATTGAGGCGATTTTTATCAATGATGAAACTCTGATTTATGATAATTCAGAAACAAAGCCGAATTTGATTTTGCAGATTGCAGATAAGAAAGTGATAAAAATTTCAGAAAAAATACCGAATTGGTGTAATCTGCTTTGTGATGAATTGGTGAAATTAGGGTTTGAAATTACCTAG
- a CDS encoding NgoFVII family restriction endonuclease: MKKVAIFFRNKKSPNIFREVILDSLASEFNKYTICSAFFQHPYKNKKNKTIGKFSTSQEILSSLNKCNCHKKEISIYGLYASNNWPTQYMLTCQSLNNRLSCCCTFKFFKFKNKKSHAKIFVAKTLKNKKYEPTLAIIGSSNLSAGAFSSQNTNWNQECDVIFWDENCSKANGIMKKYLELIQEEQSTLFITNYDEEENKYPLSQKLSLLEKQIIESSEEYNLFN; encoded by the coding sequence ATGAAAAAAGTTGCAATATTTTTTAGAAATAAAAAATCACCAAATATATTTCGGGAGGTTATTTTAGATTCTTTAGCATCTGAATTTAATAAATACACAATATGTAGTGCTTTTTTTCAACATCCATATAAAAATAAGAAAAATAAAACCATAGGAAAATTTAGTACTAGCCAAGAGATATTGTCATCATTAAATAAATGCAATTGCCATAAAAAAGAAATTAGTATTTATGGACTGTATGCATCTAATAATTGGCCTACACAATATATGCTAACCTGTCAAAGTTTAAATAATAGATTATCTTGCTGTTGCACATTTAAGTTTTTTAAATTTAAAAATAAGAAATCACATGCAAAAATTTTTGTAGCAAAAACATTAAAAAATAAGAAATATGAACCCACATTAGCAATTATCGGCAGTAGTAATCTGAGTGCTGGAGCATTTTCATCCCAAAATACAAATTGGAACCAAGAATGTGATGTTATATTTTGGGATGAAAACTGTAGTAAAGCTAATGGCATTATGAAGAAATATTTAGAACTTATTCAAGAAGAGCAGAGTACATTATTTATAACAAATTATGATGAAGAGGAAAATAAGTATCCTCTTTCTCAAAAGCTATCTTTGTTAGAAAAGCAAATCATAGAGTCGTCAGAAGAATATAATCTATTTAATTAA
- a CDS encoding valine--tRNA ligase, whose product MTQKFKMEDRFNPSAVEQALYQHWESQGYFKPSEDINAPSYCIAIPPPNVTGSLHMGHAFQQTLMDTLIRFNRMEGNNTLWQAGTDHAGIATQMVVERKIAAEEGKTRHDYGREAFINKIWDWKAYSGGTISQQMRRLGNSIDWDRERFTMDEGLSNAVKEVFVRLHEEGLIYRGKRLVNWDPKLHTAISDLEVENKESKGSLWHFRYPLANGAKTADGVDYLVVATTRPETMLGDTAVAVHPEDERYQSLIGKTVILPLANREIPIIADEYVDREFGTGVVKITPAHDFNDYEVGKRHGLPMVNILTLNADIRAEAEIIGTDGKPLAGYDAPIPADYQGLERFVARKKIVADFEALGLLDQIKPHDLKVPYGDRGGVPIEPMLTDQWYVSVKPLAEVATKAVEDGEIQFVPKQYENLYFSWMRDIQDWCISRQLWWGHRIPAWYDEQGNVYVARDEAEVRSKYSLNSDVALKQDEDVLDTWFSSGLWTFSTLGWPEQTKELKMFHPTDVLITGFDIIFFWVARMIMFTMHFIKDKNGKPQVPFKTVYVTGLIRDEQGQKMSKSKGNVLDPIDMIDGISLDDLLEKRTGNMMQPQLAEKIAKATRKEFSEGIVAHGTDALRFTLTALASNGRDINWDMKRLEGYRNFCNKLWNASRYVLTNDKLDLSEGDVEFSLADRWIESQFNRTVETFRTALSQYRFDLVANAIYEFTWDQFCDWYLELTKPIFFKGTDAQRRGASRTLVNVLEKLLRLIHPVMPFITEEIWQKVKGFLDISADTIMLQKFPQFDSAAVDEQAENQINFIKEVIVAVRNIRAESNIVPSKGLDLIARNFSADEVAILNANEVLLKSMAKLDSVKVLETGENAPLSVAKLVANGEILIPMAGFINKEAELSRLTKEMDKLKNEVARIEGKLSNEAFVAKAPEQVIAKEREKMQEYLSGLEKLQVQYQEIEAL is encoded by the coding sequence ATGACCCAAAAATTCAAAATGGAAGACCGTTTTAATCCTTCCGCCGTAGAGCAAGCTCTCTACCAACACTGGGAATCGCAAGGCTATTTTAAGCCGAGCGAAGATATTAATGCACCAAGCTACTGTATCGCCATTCCGCCGCCGAATGTGACCGGTTCGTTGCATATGGGGCATGCTTTCCAACAGACGTTGATGGATACCTTAATCCGTTTCAACCGTATGGAGGGCAACAACACCCTTTGGCAGGCGGGGACTGACCATGCAGGGATTGCGACCCAAATGGTGGTGGAGCGTAAAATCGCTGCTGAAGAGGGCAAAACCCGTCACGATTATGGTCGTGAGGCGTTTATCAACAAAATCTGGGATTGGAAAGCCTATTCGGGCGGTACAATCAGCCAGCAAATGCGTCGCTTGGGCAACTCGATTGACTGGGATCGTGAGCGTTTTACGATGGACGAAGGTTTATCAAATGCGGTGAAAGAGGTGTTCGTTCGCTTGCACGAAGAGGGCTTGATTTACCGTGGCAAACGTTTGGTAAACTGGGATCCGAAACTGCACACTGCGATTTCCGACCTTGAAGTGGAAAACAAAGAGAGCAAAGGCTCGCTCTGGCACTTCCGCTATCCGCTTGCCAATGGTGCGAAAACCGCTGACGGCGTGGATTATTTGGTGGTGGCGACCACTCGTCCTGAAACGATGTTGGGCGATACGGCGGTGGCAGTGCATCCGGAAGATGAGCGTTATCAATCGCTGATTGGCAAAACCGTTATTCTGCCGCTGGCGAACCGTGAAATTCCAATTATTGCCGATGAGTATGTGGATCGTGAGTTCGGTACCGGCGTGGTAAAAATTACCCCAGCCCACGATTTCAACGACTACGAAGTGGGTAAACGCCACGGCTTACCGATGGTCAATATCCTGACCTTGAACGCCGATATTCGTGCGGAAGCAGAAATTATCGGCACGGACGGCAAACCGCTTGCCGGCTACGATGCCCCAATTCCAGCCGACTATCAAGGCTTAGAGCGTTTTGTGGCTCGTAAGAAAATCGTGGCGGATTTTGAAGCGTTGGGCTTGCTCGATCAAATCAAACCGCACGATTTAAAAGTGCCTTATGGCGACCGTGGCGGCGTGCCGATTGAGCCGATGCTAACAGACCAATGGTACGTTTCTGTTAAGCCTTTGGCAGAAGTGGCGACCAAAGCAGTGGAAGACGGCGAAATTCAATTTGTGCCGAAACAGTATGAAAACCTCTACTTCTCTTGGATGCGTGATATTCAAGACTGGTGTATCTCTCGCCAACTTTGGTGGGGACATCGTATTCCTGCGTGGTATGACGAGCAAGGCAATGTCTATGTGGCTCGAGATGAAGCGGAAGTGCGGTCAAAATACAGCTTAAATTCAGACGTAGCGTTGAAACAAGACGAAGACGTGTTGGATACTTGGTTCTCATCAGGCTTATGGACATTCTCAACCTTAGGCTGGCCGGAGCAGACCAAAGAACTGAAAATGTTCCACCCGACCGATGTGTTAATCACCGGTTTTGACATCATCTTCTTCTGGGTGGCTCGTATGATTATGTTCACGATGCACTTCATCAAAGATAAAAACGGCAAACCGCAAGTGCCGTTCAAAACCGTGTATGTGACCGGCTTAATCCGTGACGAGCAAGGGCAGAAAATGTCCAAATCGAAAGGTAACGTGCTTGACCCGATTGATATGATTGACGGTATCAGCCTTGACGATCTGCTGGAAAAACGCACCGGCAATATGATGCAGCCACAACTGGCGGAAAAAATCGCCAAAGCGACCCGCAAAGAGTTCAGCGAAGGTATTGTGGCACACGGTACGGACGCCCTGCGTTTCACTTTAACCGCCCTTGCGAGCAACGGTCGAGACATCAACTGGGATATGAAACGCCTAGAAGGCTATCGCAACTTCTGCAACAAACTGTGGAATGCAAGCCGTTATGTGCTAACTAACGACAAACTGGATTTAAGTGAAGGTGATGTAGAATTTAGCCTAGCGGATCGTTGGATTGAAAGCCAATTCAACCGCACGGTGGAAACCTTCCGCACAGCATTAAGCCAATACCGTTTCGACTTAGTGGCGAATGCGATCTACGAATTCACTTGGGATCAGTTCTGCGACTGGTACTTGGAGCTGACCAAACCGATCTTCTTCAAAGGCACAGATGCACAACGCCGTGGAGCAAGTCGCACACTGGTGAATGTGTTGGAAAAATTACTGCGTTTAATCCACCCGGTAATGCCATTCATCACCGAAGAGATCTGGCAGAAAGTGAAAGGCTTCTTGGATATTTCCGCAGATACCATTATGTTGCAAAAATTCCCGCAATTTGACTCAGCTGCCGTAGATGAACAGGCGGAAAACCAAATCAACTTCATTAAAGAAGTGATTGTGGCAGTGCGTAATATCCGTGCGGAAAGCAACATCGTCCCAAGCAAAGGCTTAGACCTGATCGCCCGTAACTTCTCAGCGGACGAAGTCGCAATCCTCAACGCTAACGAAGTATTGCTCAAATCAATGGCGAAACTTGATAGCGTGAAAGTGCTGGAAACCGGCGAAAATGCACCGCTATCGGTCGCGAAATTGGTGGCAAATGGCGAGATCTTGATCCCAATGGCAGGCTTTATCAACAAAGAAGCCGAATTATCCCGCTTAACCAAAGAGATGGACAAACTCAAAAATGAGGTCGCTCGCATAGAAGGCAAACTTTCCAACGAAGCCTTCGTGGCAAAAGCCCCTGAGCAAGTCATCGCCAAAGAGCGTGAAAAAATGCAAGAGTATCTCAGCGGTTTAGAGAAATTGCAGGTGCAGTATCAAGAAATTGAAGCGCTGTAA
- a CDS encoding SGNH/GDSL hydrolase family protein — MLTDQDIFNRYQTKEAEFKKQADISLIGHSLFDMWGDMEQGTPSLAGQSVANLGLSGTSTRQYLDVIIKPQRIKQLGKNVFIFLGVNDIVKEPDYSPKQVLDWIEEIVVNLKTISPNARYFLLEATPVNNITSTDNTQILALNRYLEAHCPTEWTYVKTWDHFANDEGKLDLNLCHDGLHFTQAGYDRLERILTDCLL, encoded by the coding sequence ATGCTAACAGATCAAGATATTTTTAACCGTTATCAAACCAAAGAAGCGGAGTTTAAAAAACAGGCGGATATCAGCCTTATCGGTCATTCACTGTTCGATATGTGGGGTGATATGGAACAAGGTACGCCAAGTTTGGCAGGGCAGAGCGTAGCGAATTTAGGTTTATCCGGCACTAGCACCCGCCAATATTTAGATGTGATTATCAAACCACAACGCATTAAACAACTCGGCAAAAACGTGTTTATTTTTCTCGGTGTGAACGACATTGTGAAAGAGCCGGACTATTCCCCAAAACAAGTGTTAGATTGGATCGAAGAGATCGTGGTAAACCTAAAAACGATTTCGCCAAACGCTCGCTACTTCTTGCTTGAAGCGACCCCAGTCAATAATATCACCAGCACCGATAATACTCAGATTTTAGCCCTTAACCGCTATTTGGAAGCTCACTGCCCGACGGAATGGACTTATGTAAAAACTTGGGATCATTTTGCCAATGATGAAGGAAAATTGGATCTGAATTTATGCCACGATGGCTTGCATTTCACCCAAGCAGGGTATGATCGTTTGGAACGGATTTTAACGGATTGTCTATTATAA
- the gnd gene encoding decarboxylating NADP(+)-dependent phosphogluconate dehydrogenase has product MSVKGDIGVIGLAVMGQNLILNMNDNGFKVVAYNRTTSKVDEFLAGPAKDTNIIGAYSLEDLAAKLEKPRRVMLMVRAGDVVDQFIDALVPHLEEGDIIIDGGNSNYPDTNRRVQALAEKGIRFIGSGVSGGEEGARHGPSIMPGGDESAWPYVKPIFQAISAKTDKGEPCCDWVGRDGSGHFVKMVHNGIEYGDMQLICEAYQFLKDGLGLSYDEMHEIFKEWKNTELDSYLVDITTDILAYKDADGEPLVEKILDTAGQKGTGKWTGINALDFGIPLTLITESVFARCVSAFKDQRVAASRLFNKTIGKVEGDKKEWVEAVRRALLASKIISYAQGFMLIREASENFGWNINYGATALLWREGCIIRSRFLGNIRDAYEASPDLVFLGSDPYFKGILENCLADWRKVVAKSIEIGLPVPCMASAITFLDGYTSERVPANLLQAQRDYFGAHTYERTDKARGEFFHTNWTGRGGNTASTTYDV; this is encoded by the coding sequence ATGTCAGTGAAAGGCGATATCGGCGTGATTGGACTCGCCGTAATGGGTCAAAACCTTATTTTAAATATGAACGACAACGGCTTTAAGGTCGTGGCGTATAACCGTACGACCTCGAAAGTCGATGAGTTTTTAGCAGGTCCTGCGAAAGACACCAATATCATCGGGGCGTATTCGTTAGAAGATTTAGCAGCGAAATTGGAAAAACCACGCCGTGTAATGTTAATGGTGCGTGCAGGCGATGTGGTGGATCAATTTATTGATGCCTTAGTGCCGCATTTGGAAGAGGGCGACATCATCATTGATGGCGGTAACTCAAACTATCCGGACACCAATCGCCGTGTGCAAGCCTTAGCAGAAAAAGGCATTCGTTTCATCGGTTCAGGCGTTTCCGGCGGTGAAGAAGGTGCACGTCACGGACCATCAATTATGCCAGGCGGTGATGAGTCTGCGTGGCCGTATGTGAAACCGATTTTCCAAGCGATTTCAGCGAAAACCGACAAAGGCGAGCCTTGCTGCGACTGGGTTGGTCGTGATGGTTCAGGCCATTTCGTGAAAATGGTTCACAACGGTATCGAATACGGCGATATGCAGTTAATCTGCGAAGCCTACCAGTTCTTAAAAGACGGTTTAGGCTTAAGCTATGACGAAATGCACGAAATCTTCAAAGAGTGGAAAAACACCGAATTAGACAGTTATTTAGTGGACATCACCACCGATATTCTTGCGTATAAAGATGCAGACGGCGAGCCATTGGTTGAGAAAATTCTCGACACCGCAGGTCAAAAAGGCACAGGAAAGTGGACAGGAATCAACGCCCTTGATTTCGGTATTCCATTAACCTTAATCACCGAATCGGTATTTGCTCGCTGCGTATCAGCATTTAAAGATCAACGTGTTGCGGCTTCAAGATTGTTCAACAAAACCATCGGCAAAGTGGAAGGCGATAAAAAAGAGTGGGTGGAAGCGGTTCGCCGTGCGTTGCTTGCCTCAAAAATCATCTCTTACGCTCAAGGCTTTATGCTGATTCGTGAAGCCTCTGAAAACTTCGGTTGGAACATTAACTACGGTGCAACTGCCCTATTATGGCGTGAGGGTTGTATTATCCGCAGCCGTTTCTTAGGCAACATTCGTGACGCATACGAAGCTAGCCCGGACTTAGTCTTCTTAGGCTCAGATCCATACTTCAAAGGCATTTTAGAAAACTGCTTGGCAGACTGGCGTAAAGTCGTGGCGAAATCTATCGAGATTGGCTTACCGGTGCCTTGTATGGCGTCTGCAATCACGTTCTTAGATGGCTACACTTCAGAGCGTGTGCCGGCAAACTTGCTACAAGCTCAACGTGACTACTTCGGGGCTCACACCTATGAACGCACCGATAAAGCTCGTGGTGAGTTCTTCCACACTAACTGGACGGGGCGAGGCGGTAATACTGCTTCAACCACTTACGATGTGTAA
- a CDS encoding aspartate/glutamate racemase family protein — protein sequence MKTLGILGGMSPESTVSYYLNINRAVNQVLGGNSSARLLIFSVNFEEIAQCQKQGDWQRSGEILAEQACLLEQAGADGILLATNTMHKVAKQISDNISVPFLHILDCTAEAIKAKGINKVALLGTQFTMSDNFYRDGLIERGITPIVPDETTQKEIHRIIFDELCLGKIGASSKTFYLETIKRLSEQGAEGVILGCTEIGLLITQADSSLPFFDTAALHSQMAVDFVLGR from the coding sequence ATGAAAACCCTCGGCATTTTAGGTGGAATGAGTCCGGAAAGTACGGTTTCTTATTATTTGAATATCAACCGTGCGGTAAATCAGGTTTTGGGTGGAAATTCCAGTGCAAGGCTGCTGATTTTCAGCGTGAATTTTGAGGAAATTGCCCAATGCCAAAAGCAAGGCGATTGGCAGCGTTCAGGTGAGATTCTAGCCGAACAAGCTTGTTTATTAGAGCAGGCCGGGGCTGATGGTATTTTGTTGGCAACGAACACAATGCACAAGGTGGCGAAGCAGATTTCGGATAATATTTCCGTGCCGTTTTTACATATTTTAGATTGTACTGCTGAAGCTATTAAAGCAAAGGGAATCAACAAGGTCGCTTTGCTTGGAACGCAATTTACAATGAGTGATAATTTTTATCGTGATGGCTTAATCGAACGTGGTATCACGCCGATTGTACCAGACGAAACCACACAAAAAGAGATTCATCGTATTATTTTTGATGAGCTTTGTTTGGGCAAAATTGGGGCAAGTTCCAAAACATTTTATCTTGAAACGATCAAGCGGCTAAGCGAGCAAGGGGCAGAGGGCGTGATTTTGGGCTGTACCGAAATCGGTTTGTTAATTACCCAAGCGGATAGCTCGCTACCCTTTTTTGATACCGCAGCATTGCATAGCCAAATGGCGGTAGATTTTGTTTTAGGACGATAA